The nucleotide sequence GGTCTGTGTTCAGACAGGCCCTGAACATATAAGGATTGAACTCCTTTCCTGTTATGCTGGCAGCCTCTGTTCCATATGTGAGGAAGATCTTCTTGTACTGTTCCGCCACTTTCATCATAGCAAGAGAAATATGGCTTCCAGTTCCGGTCATGATAAAGTCGGCCCCGTCTTCCAATATCAGTTTGGTGGCCTTTCGAGTAGCCACGTCCGGCTTTAGCTGGCTGTCCTCGGCCACAACCACCAGTTTCTTACCAAGAACCCCTCCCTTGGCATTGATCTTTTCCACGGCAAATTTTACTGCATCCAGATACCGGTCCCCCACGTCCTTCATTACACCTGAGAGCGGCTCGCAGACCCCAAGGACGATCGTGTTCTTGTCTTTGGCGGCATGGGCCTGTGTTATCCCCAGGCATGCTGCTACCACTAAGACTAGCACACCTATCCCCATTCTCCCCAACAGGTTTCCTTTCCGCATTGGACCACCTCCTTGGTTGATTTGCTTTTTCCAGCAGCTTGGGCCATGCCTCAGCCCCTAGAGAGCGCATCAGACTTCCAAGTATTTTTCCCTGACCTCCTTAGCGTCTCTCAGTTCCTCTGGAGTCCCATGAAACATTATGCTGCCCTTGCTGATCACGTAGATCCTTCTGGCCAAGCGCAACACGACCCGCATGTTCTGCTCTACCAGTAGTATGGCCACGCCATGGGAGTTAATGTCCATGATCACCTGTTCCAAAGTCTCGACGATCTTTGGAGCTAGTCCCTCAGTGGGTTCGTCCAGTAGAATTATCTCTGGCTCCCCCATCAGCGCTCTCGCTATTGTCAGCATCTGCTGCTCGCCGCCGGAAAGATAAGCCCCCTTTTGGCTGTCCCTGGCTTTTAGCCCAGGAAAGTACTCGTACACCTTCTCCACGGTCCAGCTGCTTTTTGTCTTCTGTTGCCCCGGTTTGATGCCTATGATGAGGTTTTCTCGGACCGTCAATCGAGGAAAGATTCTGCGATCTTCCGGCACATACCCAACTCCCAGGTTTGCGATGCGATAAGGCGGCATGCCCCTGAGGTTCAAACCCTTGAACAGGATTTCTCCGGACCTGGGCACCACAAGTCCCATGATGGACTTGAGGGTGGTGCTCTTTCCAACCCCGTTGCGCCCCAGTAAGGCCACTATCTCACCGGCTTCCACGGCCATGGAGACAGCATGCAGCACATGGCTTTCCTCATAGAAGGAGTCGATACTTCTTACATCCAGCAGCATAGTCAGTTCCGTTCTTCGCCCAGATACGCTTCCTTGACCCGCTGGTCGTTCCGGATCTCCTCGGGCGGCCCGGAAGCCAGCACCCGTCCGTAATAGATGACTGTGATCCGATGAGCGATTCGAAACACCACATCCATGTCATGTTCTACGATGACCAGCGTTTTCCCTTCGGTGACCCGCTCGATGAGGCTCACCGTGTCGCGGCTTTCAGATGACGACATCCCTGCCGTGGGTTCATCCAGGAGAATCAGCTTGGGGTCCATGGCCAAAGTGAGACCAATCTCCAAAGCTCGCTGCTGGCCGTGAGCCAACTCCCCTGCCAGGACATTCTTTCTATCCAACAGACCAATCTCCGAAAGGATGGAATCCACCTCATCATTCACCGAGGCCAAGCTGGACAGCTTGGAGAGGACCTGGTAACGGATTCCCCTTCTGGAAAGCACCGCATTTCGCACATTTTGGAAAACGGTCATCGTGCGGAAGATATTGGTGATCTGGAATGATCTTGCCATCCCTAGGCGCGCAATCTTGTGAGGGGGAAACCCTGTTATGTCCCGTCCATCAAAAATGATTTTTCCCTTAGTAGGCACATACTTACCGGTTATGATATTGAACAAGGTAGACTTGCCAGCGCCATTGGGCCCGATAATGGCATGTCTGTCCCCATCCTCCAGGCTCAGATCGACTCCTAGCAGCACCTTGAGTCCGCTGAAGTCTTTGTGAAGGTTTCTCACTTCCAAAATGGCCACGATCCGCTCTCCGAATTATTCTTCTGCCCGAAAAACAGCTCTCAATTTAGATGGAATCAAGCCGATGAATCCTTGATGAAAGTAAAGAACTAGCACGATGAAGAGCACCCCCAGGAAAAACTCCCAATGCTCGGTCATGCTGCTTATCCAGTCAGTGAAGTAAACGAATATTGCAGCCCCCAAGATGGGGCCGAAATACGAGCCCGTACCCCCGAGAAAGGCCATGAAGAGGACCTCGGTGGACATCCCCAGCCCTATGGCGCTTGTGGCCACGAAATCCTGGAAAAGGGCGAAGAGGCTTCCGGCGATGCCGGCATACAAGGCCGCCAAAGTAAATATTATTAGCTTGGACCGGTTCACGTTGTAGCCTATGAAAGCAGCCCTTTCCTCGTTTACCTTGACGGCCTGGATCGTGTTGCCAAACGGGGTCCGCAAGAGATACCATCCGATTGCCAGACAGATGACCACTATGCTCATTGTGAAGTAATACTTGTTGGTAATGCTGCCCAGGTCCAAATGAAAAAAGCCCAGGTCCACCGGCTTCTTGGGAATGATCCCGCCAATACCATCGTCTCCACCCGTCACCTCACGCCACTTCCAGGCAATGGCCCAAAGGAACTGGTTGAAAGCAAGAGTCAATAGAGCAAAGTAGGATCCTTTCCTGCGCACGCAGAAAAAGCCTATGACAATGCCTCCGAAGGCTGCTGCAAGAGTTCCCAGTCCCATCCCGGCAAGT is from bacterium and encodes:
- a CDS encoding ABC transporter ATP-binding protein; protein product: MLLDVRSIDSFYEESHVLHAVSMAVEAGEIVALLGRNGVGKSTTLKSIMGLVVPRSGEILFKGLNLRGMPPYRIANLGVGYVPEDRRIFPRLTVRENLIIGIKPGQQKTKSSWTVEKVYEYFPGLKARDSQKGAYLSGGEQQMLTIARALMGEPEIILLDEPTEGLAPKIVETLEQVIMDINSHGVAILLVEQNMRVVLRLARRIYVISKGSIMFHGTPEELRDAKEVREKYLEV
- a CDS encoding ABC transporter ATP-binding protein, whose translation is MAILEVRNLHKDFSGLKVLLGVDLSLEDGDRHAIIGPNGAGKSTLFNIITGKYVPTKGKIIFDGRDITGFPPHKIARLGMARSFQITNIFRTMTVFQNVRNAVLSRRGIRYQVLSKLSSLASVNDEVDSILSEIGLLDRKNVLAGELAHGQQRALEIGLTLAMDPKLILLDEPTAGMSSSESRDTVSLIERVTEGKTLVIVEHDMDVVFRIAHRITVIYYGRVLASGPPEEIRNDQRVKEAYLGEERN
- a CDS encoding branched-chain amino acid ABC transporter permease; its protein translation is MSRSIFVRGALPSAVGLMLVAAPHVLSIVQTRMLTEIAYFALFAVSYNFLFGWAGLLSFGHAAYFGLGAYVTAISLKHVAGLHLLAGMGLGTLAAAFGGIVIGFFCVRRKGSYFALLTLAFNQFLWAIAWKWREVTGGDDGIGGIIPKKPVDLGFFHLDLGSITNKYYFTMSIVVICLAIGWYLLRTPFGNTIQAVKVNEERAAFIGYNVNRSKLIIFTLAALYAGIAGSLFALFQDFVATSAIGLGMSTEVLFMAFLGGTGSYFGPILGAAIFVYFTDWISSMTEHWEFFLGVLFIVLVLYFHQGFIGLIPSKLRAVFRAEE